In Agelaius phoeniceus isolate bAgePho1 chromosome 18, bAgePho1.hap1, whole genome shotgun sequence, one genomic interval encodes:
- the PATZ1 gene encoding POZ-, AT hook-, and zinc finger-containing protein 1 isoform X5 produces the protein MERVSEAAACGPSAGCYTYQVSRHSADVLHSLNQQRKNGGRFCDVLLRVGDESFPAHRAVLAACSEYFESVFSAQLGDGAGGGGGGAEGSAAEAAAGGAAAATGGAPGGGRELEMHTISSKVFGDILDFAYTSRIVVRLESFPELMTAAKFLLMRSVIDICQEVIKQSNVQLLVPPARPDIMLFRPGAADLGFPLDMTNGAALAPNGNGIAGMPEDEATRAALTAAQSSLPVLQGVDRLPMVAGPLSPPLLASPFQNVAASAPTLSTKRGRGRPRKANLLDSMMFGSPGGLREAGILPCGLCGKVFTDANRLRQHEAQHGVTSLQLGYIDIPPPRLGENGVPGQDDPDAPRKRSRTRKQVACEICGKIFRDVYHLNRHKLSHSGEKPYSCPVCGLRFKRKDRMSYHVRSHDGSVGKPYICQSCGKGFSRPDHLNGHIKQVHTSERPHKCQTCNASFATRDRLRSHLACHEDKVPCQVCGKYLRAAYMADHLKKHSEGPSNFCTICNRGLQAPGVHPEWGSSVPLRQDLWHQRRPEMFTFGPD, from the exons ATGGAGCGGGTGAGCGAGGCCGCCGCCTGCGGCCCCTCGGCGGGCTGCTACACCTACCAGGTGAGCCGGCACAGCGCCGACGTGCTGCACAGCCTCAACCAGCAGCGCAAGAACGGCGGCCGCTTCTGCGACGTGCTCCTACGCGTGGGCGACGAGAGCTTCCCGGCGCACCGCGCCGTGCTGGCCGCTTGCAGCGAGTACTTCGAGTCGGTGTTCAGCGCGCAGCTCGGCGACGGGGcaggtggcggcggcggcggcgcggaggGGAGcgcggcggaggcggcggccggcggggctgcggcggcGACCGGCGGCGCCCccgggggcgggcgggagcTGGAGATGCACACCATCAGCTCCAAGGTGTTCGGGGACATCCTGGACTTCGCCTACACGTCGCGCATCGTGGTGCGGCTGGAGAGCTTCCCGGAGCTCATGACGGCCGCCAAGTTCCTGCTGATGCGCTCCGTGATCGACATCTGCCAGGAGGTCATCAAGCAGTCCAACGTGCAGCTCCTCGTGCCCCCCGCACGCCCTGACATCATGCTGTTCCGTCCGGGGGCCGCCGACCTCGGCTTCCCTCTTGACATGACCAACGGTGCCGCTTTGGCCCCCAATGGCAATGGCATCGCTGGCATGCCTGAAGACGAGGCCACGCGGGCCGCGCTCACCGCTGCGCAGtcctccctgcctgtcctgcaggGTGTGGACCGCCTGCCCATGGTGGCAGGACCTCTGTCCCCACCACTGCTGGCCTCACCTTTCCAGAATGTTGCTGCTAGTGCCCCCACTTTAAGCACCAAGAGGGGCAGAGGGCGTCCCCGTAAAGCCAATCTCTTGGACTCCATGATGTTTGGTAGCCCGGGGGGCCTGCGAGAGGCTGGTATCCTGCCTTGCGGTCTCTGCGGGAAGGTATTCACGGATGCTAATCGTCTTCGGCAGCACGAGGCTCAACACGGGGTGACAAGCTTGCAGCTGGGCTACATAGACATCCCACCCCCACGGCTGGGTGAAAATGGTGTTCCCGGTCAGGACGATCCCGACGCACCTCGGAAAAGAAGCAGGACGAGGAAACAGGTGGCCTGTGAGATCTGTGGCAAGATTTTTCGGGACGTGTACCACCTGAATCGGCACAAGCTGTCACACTCTGGCGAAAAGCCTTACTCTTGTCCGGTGTGTGGCTTGAGGTTCAAGCGAAAAGACAGGATGTCCTATCATGTTCGATCGCACGATGGCTCTGTGGGAAAGCCCTACATCTGCCAGAGCTGTGGAAAAGGCTTTTCCAG GCCAGACCACTTGAATGGACACATCAAACAGGTGCATACCTCAGAGAGACCTCACAAGTGTCAG ACCTGCAATGCTTCCTTTGCCACTCGGGACCGGCTGCGCTCGCACCTGGCGTGTCATGAGGACAAGGTCCCGTGCCAGGTGTGTGGGAAGTACCTGAGAGCAGCGTACATGGCAGATCACTTGAAGAAGCACAGTGAAGGACCAAGCAATTTCTGCACTATCTGTAACAGAG GTCTCCAGGCACCAGGAGTCCATCCCGAATGGGGGAGCAGCGTTCCACTGCGTCAGGACCTATGGCATCAAAG